From Parambassis ranga chromosome 9, fParRan2.1, whole genome shotgun sequence, the proteins below share one genomic window:
- the LOC114441807 gene encoding kelch-like protein 10, producing the protein MPDMSSDMMELIIEFTYTGSVNVTESNVWRLFMAADYFNLVKLVQICCNFFEKTLCPDNCIGIWQFTKNYHVPELHLKAFHFVLSHFEEVAFCKEFLQLSAQEVSDIISRDTLTVRQEAAVFEAIIRWIAHEPQEREGDADLLLPKVRLSMMPTEYIQRHVLSNKLVMDNLRCQAMVSEVIEDRIHARPRLPSAILLAIGGLSRGMAVTNVIEAFDVRANHWMSIKDSEPPRSHHGAAYLGGRVYCVGGFDQAFIANNSVRRFDLSTRTWQEVAPMHSHRSYVSVTVLNGCIYAMGGYDGHTHLSSAEFYRPETNQWLQIAPMHEQRRDASCTALNGKIYICGGFDGNEELQRAECYNPETNQWTLISPMSSRRSGVGVIAYDHRVYAVGGFDGTDYLQTTEVYNPHNNTWSNMTSMMTPRCNFGIEVVEDRLFVVGGFNGFTTTSNVEYYDRQTNEWSQACDMDVGRRALSCCVLSGLPNMADYTIP; encoded by the exons ATGCCTGACAtgtcctcagacatgatggagctcatcattgagtttacatacaccggctctgtcaatgtgacagagtccaatgtatggaggcttttcatggcagctgattacttCAATCTAGTGAAGCTGGTGCAGATATGCTGCAACTTCTTTGAgaagacgctctgcccagacaactgcatcggcatctggcagttcaccaAAAACTACCACgtccctgaactgcacctcaaggctttccacttcgtcctcagtcactttgaggaagtggctttctgcaaagagttcctgcagctctcggcccaggaggtcagtgacatcatcagccgtgACACCCTcactgtgagacaggaggcagctgtgtttgaggccatcattcggtggatcgcacatgaacctcaggaacgagaaggagacgcagatcttctcttgccaaag gtcaggctgagcatgatgcctacagagtacatacagcgtcatgtgctgtccaataagctggtgatggacaacttgaggtgccaggccatggtctctgaggtcatcgaagACAGAATCCACGctcggcctcgtctgccttctgccatcttattggccattggaggcttgAGCAGAGGTATGGCTGtaactaatgtaatcgaggcatttgacgtccgtgcaaatcactggatgagcATAAAGGATTCTGAGCCTCCTCGCAGCcatcatggtgcagcctacctcggtgggcgcgtctactgtgttggtggctttgaccaggCGTTCATAGCCAACAATAGTGtgcgcaggtttgacctgagcacacggacgtggcaagaggtggcaccgatgcactcTCACCGCAGttatgtgagcgtgactgtgctgaacgggtgcatctacgccatgggaggctatgatggccacacacatctcagcagtgctgagttctaccggccagaaaccaaccagtggcttcaaattgcacccatgcatgagcagaggagagacgccagctgcacagcactcaacggcaag atctacatatgtggtggatttgaCGGGAATGAGGAACTGCAAagagcagagtgctacaacccagagaccaaccagtggaccctgatctctcccatgagcagccggcgcagtggagtaggagtcattgcatacgacCACcgtgtttatgca gttggtggcttcgatgGAACAGACTATCTGCAGACcactgaggtctacaaccctcacaacAACACCTGGAGCAACATgacctccatgatgaccccccgctgcaactttggcatcgaagtagttgaggaccggctctttgttgtcgggggcttcaaTGGCTTCACCACCACCTCTAATGTGGAGTACTACGACCGGcagacgaatgagtggtctcaggcctgcgacatggaTGTTGGCCGCagagctctgagctgctgtgtgctttctggtcttcccaacatggccgactacaccatccct
- the LOC114441480 gene encoding vesicle-associated membrane protein 8-like, which yields MDADPDRIGVEVEPEPKDKVQTLRDQVDGVKNIMTQNVDRILARGERLDDLMGKSEDLQAGAQHFKQTSQKVARSYWWKNVKLIVVIVVVVLIIVLIIILLATGVIPVGSPAPPIAPTTKP from the exons ATGGACGCTGATCCG GACCGGATAGGAGTGGAGGTGGAACCGGAGCCAAAGGACAAGGTGCAGACCTTGAGGGATCAGGTAGATGGAGTGAAAAACATCATGACGCAGAATGTGGACCGGATCCTGGCCCGAGGAGAGAGGTTGGACGACCTCATGGGAAAGTCAGAGGATCTGCAGGCAGGG GCTCAGCACTTTAAGCAGACGTCCCAGAAAGTGGCTCGCTCCTACTGGTGGAAGAATGTTAAGCTGATCGTGGTCATTGTGGTGGTCgtcctcatcatcgtcctcatcatcatcctgttGGCCACTGGAGTCATTCCTGTTGGTTCCCCCGCGCCTCCTATAGCTCCCACAACCAAACCctag
- the ncaph gene encoding condensin complex subunit 2, with protein sequence MSAASTPVSRVRQGWTSSSLKNKGLSPAACSTPLLAAFPGNDDEQERRQRRRSRVIDLQAASDSSINDSASHSAVGTPAAVPKLSNAQISEHYSTCIKLSTENKITTKNAFGLHLIDYMADILKQKDSELTNFKVAAGTLDASTKIYAVRVDAVHADAYRVLGGLGSETKPGEDRGPNEEAEKDEGEMVAKQPKKKRPPKRTVEQNLSNINSAESERKCEVDPMFQRMASSFDESSTAGVFLSVLFSENNRCELLFPSHMSLLQSTPSYSPPPPQRVPASPFMAGLQRSQEKSSICPSLQDFSFTSWNPEQTINQLLDKMKQGEHVFDVNAEPEPEAEEDDCPDFDADYEEGLGDCEEGYKEHKEGCEATGSGKGRDVIPIGEGDIATMCLQLSSEPREYSYFSPRTMATWAGPGYWQFKPKHKLDHLPDKETRKRKPKKTFEIDFGDDVNFDTYFRTTRAATTNSKSALSASNKKTTIPADFQFPPESLSQLSLKPSSSLSKEGQKRLSGELGEGIGDYDYNNANDTANFCPGLQGGDSDDDVEGFAGSDDTQPSGDGLLPPSQDLEGVSTYGEEDLVPEPHRVNKIEINYAKTAKKMDMKRLKNSMWTLLTESPEKPAKVVETGEKPEVCGEKVFSQTTQTLLQRLPNTMAQNLSVPLAFVALLHLANEKNLELVKVDDMSDIIIRQGH encoded by the exons ATGAGTGCAGCCTCCACACCGGTCTCCCGGGTACGTCAAGGATGGACGTCATCCTCTTTGAAGAATAAAGGTCTGtcccctgcagcctgcagcaccCCGCTCCTAGCAGCCTTCCCTGGCAATGATGACGAGCAGGAACGTCGTCAGCGCAGGAGGTCAAGAGTCATTGACCTTCAGGCTGCCAGTGATTCCTCCATCAATGACTCAGCATCTCATAG TGCTGTGGGGACTCCTGCTGCTGTGCCCAAGTTGTCCAATGCACAGATCTCTGAGCATTATTCTACATGCATAAAGCTCTCAACTGAGAAT AAAATTACCACCAAAAACGCCTTTGGTCTGCATCTCATTGATTACATGGCGGATATTCTCAAACAGAAGGATTCTGAGCTTACTAACTTTAAg GTTGCAGCTGGCACTCTGGATGCCAGTACAAAAATCTATGCCGTCAGAGTGGATGCTGTTCATGCTGATGCATACAGGGTGTTGGGTGGCCTGGGGTCTGAGACTAAGCCTGGGGAAG ACCGTGGTCCAAATGAGGAGGCTGAAAAAGATGAAGGTGAAATGGTGGCCAAGCagccaaagaaaaaaaggcctCCTAAGAGGACGGTGGAACAAAACCTGAGCAACATCAATAGTGCTGAGTCTGAGAGAAAGTGTGAG GTGGACCCCATGTTTCAGCGGATGGCCTCATCCTTTGatgagagcagcacagctggtgTCTTTCTGTCAGTTCTCTTCAGTGAGAACAATCGCTGTGAGCTGCTCTTTCCATCCCACATGAGCCTCCTGCAGTCCACTCCGTCCTACTCTCCCCCACCTCCACAGAGAGTTCCAGCATCCCCATTCATGG CCGGGCTGCAGCGCTCCCAGGAGAAAAGCTCCATCTGCCCCTCGCTGCAGGATTTCTCTTTTACTAGCTGGAACCCAGAGCAG ACCATAAATCAGCTCTTGGACAAGATGAAGCAGGGTGAACATGTGTTTGACGTGAAtgctgagcctgagcctgaggcagaggaagatgaCTGTCCTGACTTTGATGCCGACTACGAGGAGGGACTGGGTGACTGTGAGGAGGGATACAAGGAGCATAAAGAGGGTTGTGAGGCCACCGGCTCAGGCAAAGGAAG AGACGTGATTCCTATTGGAGAAGGAGACATTGCCACtatgtgtctgcagctgtcctCTGAGCCCAGAGAATATTCATACTTCAGCCCTAGGACCATGGCCACATGGGCTGGACCTGGCTACTGGCAGTTTAAACCAAAGCACAAGT TGGACCATTTGCCTGACAAGGAGACGCGTAAAAGGAAGCCCAAAAAGACCTTTGAGATTGACTTCGGTGATGATGTCAATTTTGACACCTACTTCCGCACGACAAGG GCTGCCACCACTAACAGCAAGTCTGCTCTCAGTGCCAGCAATAAGAAAACAACCATACCTGCAGACTTCCAGTTTCCCCCAGAATCACTCTCCCAGCTCAGCCTGAAACCCTCCAGCTCA tTAAGTAAAGAAGGCCAAAAGAGACTGTCTGGAGAGCTTGGAGAAGGCATTGGAGATTATGACTACAACAACGCTAACGACACAGCCAACTTCTGTCCAGGTCTTCAG GGTGgggacagtgatgatgatgttgaagGGTTTGCTGGTTCAGATGACACACAGCCTTCAGGTGACGGTTTACTTCCACCCTCACAAGATCTTGAGGGTGTGTCCACCTATGGAGAGGAGGATCTGGTCCCTGAGCCACACAGA GTAAACAAGATCGAAATCAACTATGCAAAGACGGCAAAGAAAATGGACATGAAGAGACTCAAGAACAGCATGTGGACTCTTCTGACTGAAAGCCCAGAAAAACCTGCTAAG gtggttgagaCTGGGGAGAAACCTGAAGTTTGTGGGGAGAAAGTTTTCAGTCAgaccacacagacactgctTCAAAG GTTACCAAACACTATGGCTCAGAACCTGTCTGTGCCTCTGGCTTTTGTCGCTCTGCTTCATCTTGCCAACGAAAAG AATTTGGAGCTGGTGAAGGTGGATGACATGTCTGATATCATCATCAGACAAGGCCATTGA